One Lysinibacillus sp. OF-1 DNA segment encodes these proteins:
- a CDS encoding peroxiredoxin family protein → MKKNIGLLIVVLLVIAMIGTYVRQQINEERAIEKSALGKDMEELETGLKKGDIPPDFTLTSLDGEDITLSDLRGKKVVLNFWATWCPPCKAEMPHMQSFYDEYAKEKNVEIIAVNLTSAERDVTADAKVDTVMTFRDSFELTFPILLDPDNDAGLDYQIITIPTTYFIDSNGYIQRAIRGPMDVDMLNDYVDALD, encoded by the coding sequence ATGAAAAAAAATATTGGGCTACTGATCGTTGTGCTATTAGTGATTGCGATGATTGGTACATATGTGAGACAACAAATTAACGAAGAACGTGCTATTGAAAAGTCTGCTCTTGGTAAGGATATGGAGGAGCTAGAAACGGGTTTAAAAAAAGGGGATATACCGCCTGATTTCACCTTAACAAGCTTAGACGGAGAAGATATCACATTAAGTGATTTGCGTGGAAAAAAGGTTGTACTAAATTTCTGGGCGACATGGTGCCCACCTTGTAAGGCGGAAATGCCGCATATGCAAAGTTTCTACGATGAGTATGCTAAAGAGAAAAACGTTGAAATTATAGCTGTCAATTTAACAAGTGCAGAACGGGATGTGACTGCCGATGCCAAAGTAGACACAGTGATGACATTTAGAGATAGCTTTGAGCTAACATTCCCCATTTTATTGGACCCAGACAATGACGCTGGCTTAGATTATCAAATCATCACCATTCCAACCACTTATTTTATTGATTCCAACGGCTATATCCAACGCGCCATCAGAGGACCAATGGATGTAGATATGTTAAATGATTATGTAGATGCACTAGATTAA
- a CDS encoding S41 family peptidase — translation MRKLTAGVGVLLSSLVVGSGIYFDWFSSDDKKELVTEVDTIGEAMTLIEEKSVYSTKKDALVEGALRGMADAIKDPYSTYYSQEEAEQHRQMLAEERVGIGIELAENKGKFIVVSPVRSSPAEKAGMRSLDEIVQVDGVRVDGKTMSELMHLIQGEKGSKVTIVVYRPSEDKHIKMTMERAAISNKTVSSEVIKVEDTTIGYVAISLFGEKTANEWVAETSKLLRKDVEGIVIDVRDNPGGYLHSVAALLSTVLDNGKVFAYMQNAEGAMEPLKTQTKGFDEKYVATMNKIPIVVLQNQGSASASEVLSGALKGWGRASLIGVKSFGKGTVQESWELSNGGELKLSTNKWLTPKREWIHGQGIEASLVIEQNELFAFQLHPLTGKFKVGDMSEEIAYSQTALQKLGYQIDRLDGYMDETTAEAVNLYRKQKKLKLAEDEFYMDTTFFNSLNETLKNYKADRQNDQQFQMATSFLLHTIEQ, via the coding sequence TTGCGCAAATTAACGGCCGGTGTCGGAGTCCTGCTTAGTAGTTTGGTGGTAGGTAGTGGTATTTACTTTGATTGGTTTTCTAGTGACGATAAAAAGGAGCTTGTTACGGAGGTTGATACAATTGGTGAAGCCATGACACTTATTGAAGAAAAATCAGTCTACAGCACAAAAAAGGATGCATTGGTGGAGGGGGCTCTTCGCGGTATGGCTGATGCCATTAAGGATCCATATAGTACGTATTACTCCCAGGAAGAGGCCGAGCAACATCGGCAAATGCTGGCTGAGGAAAGGGTAGGTATTGGGATTGAACTAGCAGAAAATAAAGGGAAGTTTATTGTTGTGTCTCCAGTTCGTTCTTCACCTGCTGAGAAAGCTGGTATGCGTTCACTCGATGAAATTGTACAAGTTGATGGAGTGCGTGTAGATGGGAAAACGATGAGTGAATTAATGCATTTAATTCAAGGTGAAAAAGGGTCGAAGGTAACTATTGTTGTCTACCGTCCGAGTGAGGATAAACATATTAAGATGACAATGGAGCGTGCTGCAATCTCTAATAAAACGGTATCGAGTGAGGTTATAAAAGTAGAAGATACAACCATCGGCTATGTGGCTATCTCATTGTTTGGGGAAAAAACGGCCAATGAATGGGTTGCTGAAACGAGTAAATTGCTTCGTAAAGATGTTGAAGGTATTGTGATTGATGTACGTGATAATCCAGGTGGTTATTTACATAGCGTCGCAGCGCTACTGAGCACGGTATTGGACAATGGCAAGGTATTTGCATATATGCAAAATGCGGAAGGTGCTATGGAACCATTGAAAACGCAAACGAAAGGCTTTGATGAAAAATATGTAGCAACGATGAACAAAATCCCAATCGTTGTCTTACAAAATCAAGGTAGTGCTTCAGCGAGTGAAGTATTGAGTGGTGCTTTAAAAGGCTGGGGACGTGCTTCACTGATTGGTGTCAAGAGTTTTGGGAAAGGGACTGTGCAGGAATCTTGGGAGCTATCAAATGGTGGAGAGCTGAAATTATCAACTAATAAATGGCTGACACCAAAACGCGAATGGATTCATGGGCAAGGCATTGAAGCAAGTTTAGTAATTGAGCAAAATGAATTATTTGCTTTTCAACTACATCCACTAACAGGTAAATTTAAAGTCGGTGATATGAGTGAGGAGATCGCCTATTCACAAACTGCCTTACAGAAACTAGGCTATCAAATAGATCGTTTAGATGGCTATATGGATGAAACGACTGCAGAGGCCGTCAACCTTTATCGCAAACAGAAAAAATTAAAATTAGCAGAAGATGAATTTTATATGGATACAACTTTCTTCAATAGCTTAAATGAGACATTAAAAAATTATAAAGCGGATCGTCAAAATGACCAGCAATTCCAGATGGCCACTAGCTTTTTACTGCACACTATTGAACAATAA
- a CDS encoding PDZ domain-containing protein, with product MVSEILIEIVTAIGRFLLNPLLYIVIIFAIFLGYRRVKQERKYFNRRIIWGWTELIGQWKDGWLYALLISLISIVAGLTVPKEFLIILIVISIVALVLYLINALSPIVTMGIATLVIWAMSYYNWTFTWWIFSLEGSNLEDGAIVTITILAGLCVIAEGLLIRRAAMKVSTPSIEKTKRGMQAIVYRTKNVWVLPIFFVMPGDAISAVLPYWPLFTIGDSSFALVLFPLIIGFAKLSRKELPVIKLPKIGRSVLLLGELILIGGLAAYFEPMIGFIVLGVGAIIRIIISIYFAQQDKTDHYAVAPSTKGAIIAAVLPDSPAEKMGLLAGECIRKVNGKSIFTENELYEALQLNAAHCRLEVLDRNNEIRLTQHVIYSNDHYRIGLLLAEPREI from the coding sequence ATGGTTAGTGAGATTTTAATAGAAATTGTAACAGCGATTGGCCGCTTTTTACTCAACCCATTACTGTATATAGTCATAATATTTGCTATTTTTTTAGGATATCGTCGTGTAAAACAGGAGCGTAAATATTTTAATAGACGTATTATTTGGGGCTGGACAGAGTTAATCGGACAATGGAAAGATGGATGGCTTTATGCACTGCTCATTTCTCTTATCAGTATTGTCGCAGGGCTTACTGTACCAAAAGAATTTTTAATCATTTTAATAGTAATTTCTATAGTAGCGCTAGTCCTGTACCTTATTAATGCACTATCGCCCATTGTGACAATGGGTATTGCAACACTTGTGATATGGGCCATGTCCTATTACAATTGGACATTTACTTGGTGGATATTTTCCTTGGAGGGGAGCAATTTAGAGGATGGCGCAATTGTTACGATTACCATTTTGGCAGGCCTTTGTGTTATCGCAGAGGGGCTATTAATCCGTCGTGCTGCCATGAAGGTATCAACGCCTTCCATAGAGAAAACAAAGCGGGGTATGCAGGCTATTGTCTATCGCACAAAAAATGTATGGGTATTACCTATTTTCTTTGTTATGCCTGGTGATGCTATATCGGCTGTATTGCCATATTGGCCACTGTTTACGATAGGTGATAGTAGCTTTGCACTTGTTTTATTCCCTCTTATCATTGGCTTTGCTAAGCTATCAAGAAAGGAATTACCAGTCATAAAATTACCTAAAATAGGGCGATCTGTCTTATTGCTTGGAGAGCTTATTTTAATAGGTGGCTTAGCTGCTTATTTTGAGCCGATGATCGGTTTCATCGTACTTGGTGTTGGGGCAATTATACGTATCATCATCTCTATCTACTTTGCACAGCAGGATAAAACAGATCATTATGCCGTTGCACCAAGTACAAAGGGTGCCATTATCGCAGCTGTTCTTCCTGATTCGCCAGCAGAAAAAATGGGCTTGCTTGCAGGGGAATGTATTCGTAAAGTAAATGGAAAATCTATTTTTACAGAGAATGAGCTATACGAGGCATTGCAATTAAATGCAGCACACTGTCGTCTAGAAGTGTTGGACCGCAACAATGAAATTCGTTTAACACAGCATGTGATTTACAGCAATGATCATTACCGTATTGGTTTATTACTAGCTGAGCCGAGGGAAATATAA
- a CDS encoding DUF2198 family protein, with the protein MDVFGKMILALFIPAILVLLFTRITYNRYVALLLAIALIAASVYAGYTSSPIIYVMDAFSLTVGFWLASKMKK; encoded by the coding sequence ATGGATGTTTTTGGAAAAATGATATTAGCGCTATTTATACCAGCGATCCTTGTCTTATTGTTTACAAGAATTACCTATAATCGCTATGTTGCGCTGTTATTAGCGATTGCACTTATCGCAGCTTCTGTTTATGCAGGCTATACATCTTCGCCTATTATTTATGTGATGGATGCATTTTCATTAACCGTAGGCTTTTGGTTAGCTAGTAAAATGAAGAAATAA
- a CDS encoding AzlD domain-containing protein, whose protein sequence is MTTTSYMVWLIIGCALVTWLPRVIPFIFVRSVTLPDVALKWLSFIPVCILSALVIENLFDTESGKVVTLDWPVFVTFVPTLIIALITKSLSITVIAGVIIMAAVRFFM, encoded by the coding sequence ATGACAACAACTTCTTATATGGTCTGGCTTATTATTGGCTGTGCACTTGTTACATGGCTGCCGCGTGTCATTCCATTTATTTTTGTACGTAGTGTAACACTCCCTGATGTTGCACTCAAGTGGCTCAGCTTTATACCTGTTTGTATCTTAAGTGCTCTTGTAATTGAAAACTTATTCGATACTGAAAGTGGGAAAGTAGTGACTCTTGATTGGCCCGTCTTTGTTACATTTGTGCCAACTCTTATTATTGCACTTATCACAAAAAGTTTATCGATTACTGTCATTGCAGGCGTAATCATTATGGCAGCTGTTCGATTTTTCATGTAA
- a CDS encoding AzlC family ABC transporter permease produces MTSTTELHHDDSISPSNDSFLQGVKDCIPTLLGYISIGLAFGVVGSASGLSVLEIALLTILIYAGSAQFIFCALLLTSSPASAIIVTIFVVNLRHLLMSLTLAPHFTRYSMLRNVGFGTLLTDETFGVAVTKQMQTGKLYGKWMDGLNITAYIFWILSCVAGAFLGQWVANPEKWGLDFALIAMFVALLVLQLSSVGKSKIMHYIKLIGYMTVIMYGLSYLVPSHVAVLLATVIVATIGVVTDK; encoded by the coding sequence ATGACAAGTACAACAGAGCTTCATCATGATGATTCCATAAGCCCTTCCAACGACAGCTTTCTACAGGGCGTCAAAGATTGCATACCTACTTTACTCGGTTATATTAGTATAGGACTTGCATTCGGTGTTGTAGGTTCCGCTTCTGGATTATCTGTCCTTGAAATTGCCCTGTTAACGATACTTATTTATGCAGGATCTGCACAATTTATTTTTTGTGCACTTCTTTTAACAAGCAGCCCTGCCTCTGCTATCATTGTAACCATTTTTGTAGTTAATCTACGCCATTTATTAATGAGTTTAACATTAGCACCTCATTTTACGCGCTACTCTATGCTTAGAAATGTTGGTTTCGGTACATTATTAACGGATGAAACCTTTGGTGTCGCAGTAACAAAGCAAATGCAAACAGGCAAATTATACGGCAAATGGATGGATGGGCTTAACATCACAGCCTACATTTTTTGGATTCTCTCCTGTGTTGCAGGTGCCTTTTTAGGACAATGGGTAGCAAATCCCGAAAAATGGGGCCTAGATTTTGCTTTAATTGCCATGTTTGTTGCATTGTTAGTACTGCAATTGAGCAGTGTTGGCAAAAGCAAAATCATGCATTATATCAAGTTAATCGGCTATATGACAGTTATTATGTATGGCCTTTCTTATCTAGTGCCTTCACATGTAGCTGTGCTTCTAGCAACAGTCATTGTCGCAACAATTGGGGTGGTGACAGATAAATGA
- a CDS encoding helix-turn-helix domain-containing protein: MEQMSRNLAFQLKKIRQQRHLSLDDVAKATGVSKAQLAQIEKGEANPTVSTIWKIAAGMRISFSSLLQPPTAHYMRYSSKDVPHVDEDEGRYRVYSIIPYNPERGWEFYKVEMEPGAISKSEAHTEGVEETVMVIKGQAVISAGDMHELLDEGDTLVFSGHQPHEYRNTSEGLTIFHLILQYK, translated from the coding sequence ATGGAACAAATGAGTCGAAATTTAGCATTTCAATTAAAGAAAATTAGACAGCAGCGTCATCTAAGTCTAGATGACGTAGCTAAAGCGACAGGTGTTAGTAAAGCACAGCTTGCACAAATTGAAAAGGGTGAGGCTAATCCGACTGTTTCAACAATTTGGAAAATCGCAGCTGGTATGCGCATATCATTCTCTTCATTATTACAGCCACCAACCGCTCATTACATGCGTTATAGCAGTAAGGATGTGCCGCATGTGGATGAAGATGAGGGACGCTATCGTGTCTACTCCATTATTCCGTATAATCCTGAGCGAGGCTGGGAATTTTATAAGGTTGAAATGGAGCCAGGGGCAATTAGTAAGAGTGAAGCTCATACAGAAGGGGTAGAGGAAACTGTAATGGTCATCAAAGGACAAGCAGTTATTTCTGCTGGGGATATGCATGAATTACTGGATGAAGGGGATACACTAGTATTCTCAGGGCATCAGCCCCATGAATATCGCAATACTTCGGAAGGGCTAACAATTTTTCATTTAATTTTACAGTATAAATAG
- a CDS encoding TVP38/TMEM64 family protein — protein MSEWFTVENIEQVAAQYRTFGPIIGLLLPFLEAFLPFLPLVVFVVANASAFGLWLGFLLSWLGSVAGSYAVFLLVRHFGKHPRLRFLTGSKKVQKLIKWVDMNGISPLFVLLCFPFTPSVIVNIVAGLSHIHKKFYLVVLLAGKFVMILGMSVLGYDLKSLLTSPVRLVIAAVAIVILWWVGKLIEKRLNARVERDLKQARKLTKNQDHHAR, from the coding sequence TTGAGTGAATGGTTTACTGTAGAAAATATTGAACAGGTTGCGGCACAATATCGAACATTTGGCCCAATCATTGGTTTACTGCTACCATTTTTAGAAGCGTTTTTACCTTTTCTGCCATTAGTCGTATTTGTTGTAGCGAATGCAAGTGCATTTGGCTTATGGTTAGGGTTCTTATTATCATGGTTAGGCTCTGTAGCGGGCTCCTATGCTGTCTTCTTGCTTGTTCGCCATTTTGGCAAGCATCCAAGGCTACGATTTTTAACAGGTAGTAAAAAGGTTCAGAAACTTATTAAATGGGTGGATATGAATGGCATCAGCCCTCTTTTTGTCCTCCTTTGTTTCCCTTTTACACCATCTGTTATTGTCAATATTGTTGCTGGGTTATCCCATATTCATAAAAAGTTTTACTTAGTCGTTTTATTGGCTGGGAAGTTCGTGATGATTTTAGGCATGAGTGTGTTGGGCTATGACTTAAAATCGTTATTGACAAGCCCCGTCAGATTGGTCATTGCTGCTGTAGCCATCGTAATTTTATGGTGGGTCGGTAAGCTGATAGAGAAGCGCTTGAACGCTCGTGTGGAAAGAGATTTGAAGCAAGCGCGAAAATTGACGAAAAATCAGGATCATCATGCTCGCTAA
- the addB gene encoding helicase-exonuclease AddAB subunit AddB: protein MSLRIVSGRSGTGKSAFIHQEIIEQLKTEPLGHPIFIIVPDQMSYSTEYELTNKHGLQGLIRAQVMTFKRLAWLVLQETGGIARKEVNGYGYRMLIRKLLEEQKSEFSLFRQAAGKRGFTEEIETLLKEFSRYSVNSSVLAEVTESLKAIDAPNTLQAKANDLHVVLQALEERLGTTYVDSEGYYPILTEQLKYADTMKQATIYIDGFTAFTVRELELVRELLKVTKQVTIVLPFDHSDEAFDEQALFHEAALTNQRLHDIANEEGIDVDAPLHFYNTKRFHSEDLQHVEAKFTDLVPKTKKSSGDVMVLEASNRRAEVHAIAREITKLTREDGYRYQDIVLLYRQAELYDPLITSIFQQYEIPIFTNTKKTMLHHPLIELSRSALEVMTSTWKYEPVFRSVKTDLFFPLHAELTIWRERADRLENYCLAQGIYGERWFEEARWFYKKYRGLEFHSRVQTDEERAMQAEIEAIRDEIRLPLKNLQDKLDSAKTGRDIATALFELVESLQVYDKLQAMKDRELERGDALAASEHEQAWNEWIGVLDQFVYMFGEQEMTLEEAAKILDEGFDTLEFSRIPPTLDEVMVATVDLARLSNIKVTFVVGMNDGVYPTRMEYEGLLSDTEREWFSQIGYELAPTSTNRLLQENYLFYRAITTPSDKLYMTYPTADEEGKALLSSLYIKKMIGNDKTAGLLSEVVIERVVMDPIELLNGDVLPYLRHPRTALAHLMVQLRQAEHSRELAPEWLALQKFYKQDPYWALIFERVLYPITHKNEAEPLETYITQELYGQKLTSSVSRIEKYFRCPFSHFTTYGLRLEERAEYRLETFAMGDLFHEALKWITEETHRQQLSWIRLTTQQIKQLARQAVEQIVPVFSHQILLSSARYRYIQRKLIRIVERTMTALTQHANVSHFKPIAIEASFGPGQHEQLPPLEIDLTSGKKMFMRGRIDRVDSATIDDRSYLRVVDYKSSARDLDLNEVYYGLSLQVLTYLDVAMENSSYWLPGQTEPAGVLYVHVHNPMLKLDKDLTDSEIEEDRLKQYKMKGLLSENAEAILSMDEQLEESSGHSKIIPVYMKKDGTPSESQSRIVPVNDMKKLQHFVRRKHQEAGNGILSGDTAISPYKLKAKTACDYCQFAAVCQFDPSDGKQSYRQLAQAKPNDIVDKIRKEME from the coding sequence ATGTCATTGCGTATTGTTTCAGGACGTTCAGGAACAGGAAAATCCGCATTTATTCATCAGGAGATCATTGAACAGCTTAAAACGGAGCCATTGGGACATCCGATTTTCATAATTGTCCCCGACCAGATGTCTTATTCTACAGAATATGAGTTGACGAATAAGCATGGTTTACAAGGCTTGATCCGTGCACAAGTGATGACGTTTAAGCGTTTAGCGTGGCTGGTTTTACAGGAAACTGGCGGGATTGCTCGCAAAGAAGTGAATGGCTATGGCTATCGAATGCTCATTCGTAAACTTTTAGAGGAACAAAAAAGTGAGTTTTCCTTATTTCGACAAGCAGCAGGAAAACGTGGCTTTACGGAGGAGATTGAAACACTTTTAAAAGAATTTAGCCGCTATAGCGTCAATAGCTCAGTCTTAGCAGAGGTAACGGAATCATTAAAAGCAATTGATGCTCCAAATACCTTACAGGCTAAAGCAAATGATTTACATGTAGTGTTACAGGCCTTAGAGGAACGACTAGGCACGACATATGTCGACAGTGAGGGCTATTATCCAATTTTAACAGAGCAATTGAAGTATGCTGATACGATGAAGCAAGCAACCATTTATATTGATGGATTTACCGCCTTCACTGTACGGGAGTTAGAATTAGTACGTGAGTTGTTAAAAGTAACTAAACAAGTAACCATTGTTCTTCCGTTTGATCATTCAGATGAAGCGTTTGATGAACAGGCACTATTCCATGAGGCGGCTTTAACAAATCAACGGTTGCATGACATCGCCAATGAAGAGGGCATCGATGTTGATGCACCATTACATTTTTACAATACTAAAAGGTTCCATTCTGAAGATTTGCAGCATGTGGAGGCTAAATTTACTGATTTGGTGCCCAAAACGAAAAAATCTTCTGGAGATGTGATGGTACTTGAAGCGTCTAATCGTCGAGCCGAAGTACATGCGATTGCCCGGGAAATAACAAAGCTGACAAGAGAAGACGGTTATCGTTATCAGGATATAGTTCTTTTATATAGACAAGCAGAGCTATATGATCCACTTATTACAAGTATTTTCCAACAATATGAAATTCCTATTTTTACAAATACAAAAAAGACGATGTTACATCATCCACTAATCGAGCTAAGTCGTTCTGCACTAGAGGTCATGACGTCTACTTGGAAGTACGAACCTGTTTTTCGTAGTGTGAAAACAGATTTATTTTTCCCATTACATGCTGAGCTAACCATCTGGCGTGAGCGAGCAGATCGATTAGAAAACTATTGCTTGGCACAAGGCATCTATGGAGAACGGTGGTTTGAGGAGGCACGTTGGTTTTATAAAAAGTATCGTGGATTAGAATTCCATTCGCGTGTTCAAACAGATGAGGAACGTGCTATGCAGGCGGAAATCGAGGCTATTCGAGATGAAATTCGTCTACCGTTAAAGAATTTACAAGATAAGCTTGATAGTGCGAAAACGGGTAGAGATATTGCGACTGCATTATTTGAGCTAGTGGAGTCATTACAGGTTTATGATAAGCTTCAAGCAATGAAAGATCGTGAGCTAGAGCGAGGTGACGCATTAGCAGCGAGTGAACATGAGCAAGCTTGGAACGAATGGATTGGTGTTCTTGACCAATTCGTCTATATGTTTGGGGAGCAAGAAATGACTTTGGAGGAAGCAGCTAAAATTCTTGATGAAGGGTTTGATACGCTAGAATTTTCTCGCATTCCGCCGACCTTAGATGAGGTCATGGTCGCTACTGTTGATTTAGCCAGATTGTCTAATATCAAAGTTACTTTTGTAGTGGGTATGAATGATGGTGTTTATCCAACTCGAATGGAATATGAGGGTTTATTGTCAGATACAGAGCGAGAATGGTTTAGCCAAATTGGCTACGAGCTTGCACCAACCTCCACCAATCGTTTATTACAGGAAAATTACTTATTCTACCGTGCTATTACAACACCATCTGACAAGCTGTATATGACATATCCTACGGCAGATGAAGAGGGCAAGGCACTGCTATCCTCTCTTTATATCAAGAAAATGATTGGCAATGATAAAACAGCTGGTTTATTAAGTGAAGTTGTCATTGAGCGAGTGGTGATGGATCCCATTGAATTACTTAACGGAGATGTTTTACCCTATTTACGCCACCCTCGTACGGCTTTAGCGCATCTGATGGTGCAGTTACGTCAAGCTGAGCATAGCCGTGAACTAGCACCAGAATGGCTAGCATTACAAAAATTTTATAAACAAGATCCGTATTGGGCACTCATTTTTGAGCGTGTCCTCTATCCGATTACCCATAAAAATGAAGCTGAGCCACTTGAAACATATATTACACAGGAATTATATGGTCAGAAGTTAACATCAAGTGTGTCACGAATCGAGAAATACTTTAGATGTCCATTTTCTCATTTCACTACGTATGGTCTACGTTTAGAAGAACGTGCTGAATACCGACTTGAAACCTTTGCGATGGGTGATTTATTCCACGAGGCATTAAAGTGGATTACAGAAGAAACACATCGCCAGCAGTTATCATGGATTCGTTTAACAACACAGCAAATTAAACAATTAGCACGACAAGCAGTAGAGCAAATTGTGCCTGTCTTTTCACATCAAATTTTATTGTCGAGTGCTCGTTATCGCTATATTCAGCGTAAGCTTATTCGCATTGTTGAGCGCACAATGACTGCACTGACACAGCATGCTAATGTGTCCCATTTCAAGCCTATTGCTATTGAGGCGTCGTTTGGTCCAGGGCAGCATGAACAGCTACCACCACTTGAAATCGATTTGACTAGCGGCAAGAAAATGTTTATGCGAGGACGCATTGATAGAGTGGATAGTGCAACAATCGATGATCGTTCTTATTTGCGGGTTGTCGACTATAAATCATCAGCTCGAGATCTGGATTTAAATGAGGTTTATTATGGATTGTCCTTACAAGTCCTTACGTATTTAGATGTAGCAATGGAAAATAGCTCTTATTGGCTACCTGGTCAAACTGAACCAGCTGGAGTACTGTATGTCCATGTCCATAATCCAATGTTAAAGCTAGATAAGGATTTAACAGATAGTGAAATAGAGGAAGATCGATTAAAGCAATATAAAATGAAGGGCCTACTGTCAGAAAATGCTGAGGCGATTTTATCGATGGACGAGCAATTAGAAGAAAGTAGTGGGCACTCAAAAATTATTCCTGTATATATGAAAAAGGATGGGACACCGTCTGAATCACAATCACGCATTGTTCCTGTCAATGATATGAAAAAGTTACAACATTTCGTTCGACGTAAACATCAGGAAGCAGGGAATGGCATTTTATCTGGTGATACAGCCATTAGCCCCTATAAATTAAAAGCCAAAACAGCATGTGATTACTGTCAATTCGCCGCGGTTTGTCAATTTGATCCTTCAGATGGTAAACAAAGCTATCGTCAGTTGGCGCAAGCGAAGCCGAATGACATTGTTGATAAAATTCGGAAGGAGATGGAGTAG